Genomic window (Phragmites australis chromosome 21, lpPhrAust1.1, whole genome shotgun sequence):
ATCATTTGGACTACTATTTACAAAACAAATATTTTCGATCGTTAAACATTCGTGCGCCTCATGGTCTCAACCTCCTCGTAGCTATAGTTGATATTCATTTTCGAAAGAGTTTGAGTTCTTCTATAAGATATTGTGCGGATGTACATTAAATTTTACTTTGGCTATGGCTCATTaaatatatgatttttctaaattaaaaaaaatatattaataaaaaattgctGGAGCATTTAGCTGCCGCTCTTTCGCCCATGCGTGAGCGTGAAAATTAATTAACAAGGGTGCAGGAGCATGGGTTACGTGTGCCAACATGATTGACGCTGAACCAGCAACGGCCCGGGCGAGCCAACTTTAGGTGCTGAACCAAACGATCCCCTAATACTTGggataaaaaagaaagaaaaaacacgAACGCTCGGAGAACCTGGTTCTCGCATCGAGAGCTTTCTACAGCTTTCCATCACCGCGGCGCGGTGCCGCGCGATCGCACCCGACCGACGTGGCGGCCCACCGTCCAGTCACCCAgacggccgcggcggccacGACCTCATAAAGCCTCACCACGAGCCAGCCAGCccaacccctcccccccccccccccccccgcccgccGCCTCCCGAAGCATCCCCTCCCAAAACCCTCGCCGCTCCTCGCCTCCGCCTGCGCCCGGGACCGGCCATCCATGGCGGCGTCGCTACTCCTCCGGGCCGTGCGCCGGCGGGAGCTCGCGTCCCCTCTCGGATCCGTaacgctccccccccccccccctattccGTCCCCGTGTTTTTATTTTACATGCGGTGTGGTCGTGTCGTTCTTGGTACCGTGGTGGTCTAGTGTTGATCAGCACGGAGAAAACGAGCGGTGGGGAAGAGTGGTTGTAGATTAGATGGGATTTCACGTGCTTGAGGGTTTGGCGCGAGAAGGAAGGGTTAGTGCCTGTAGATTTGATGCGCTTGATAGTATTGATGGATCTATTCTGTTCTGGTAGTTACTGGCTCGCTGCTGCGGTAGAAGCAATGAGCTTTCGCGATTTGTGAGAGAGGAGGCTGTGTGTAAATTGTTTGCAGCGCACACAATGACATACTGGGCTTTCTGTTCATGAAAGTGGTGTTATCGTTAGAAGCTTGTAAATTGCTTCCGTGCGCAGTGGAATTACATCAGTAGTGGCGTTATCTCACAAACATGAATAAATTGTCATTTTGGCATGGCCAATCAGTTCTTTTGTTTGCAGTGGCTATATTCTGCACCAGTTTTCTTTAGTTTGCTTAGTCAGTGTAGCTGAGGGGTTTGCTCGGTTAACTTCATAGGCTGTACAATTCGTTTTCCAGCTGGTTTATGAGCTCTTACCGTCTGTAAATGTACTTGTTTCAGCTGGGCGCCAGCTTACAGTCAACATGTGCTGCCAATGTATGCTCAAAATGGGGCAGTTTTGCAAGACCTTTCAGGTAACAATGACCTCTTGCCTTAATTCTACACAGCTTTCAGATTGCAGTAATACTAATTTACATGATAACTGGTTTCAGTGCAAAAACAGCTGGAAATGAGGTCATTGGAATCGATTTGGGAACAACTAACTCGTGTGTTGCTCTTATGGAGGGGAAGGTCAGTATTCGTAAAGAATTTCCCtgtcatgtttattctctcattgGTTGTTTGCTAAATTGGACAATTAAATGACTGCAGAACCCAAAAGTTATTGAGAATGCTGAAGGTGCGAGAACAACACCATCTGTTGTCGCTTTTAGTCAGAAGGGTGAACGGCTTGTTGGAACTCCAGCCAAGCGTCAGGCAGTAACCAACCCCCAGAATACTTTCTTTGGAACAAAGCGGTTGATTGGGCGCCGCTTTGATGATCCACAGACACAGAAAGAGATGAAGATGGTGCCGTACAAAATCGTGAAGGCTCCAAATGGAGATGCCTGGGTTGAAACTACTGATGGCAAGCAGTACTCACCAAGTCAGATTGGTGCATTTGTGTTGACCAAGATGAAGGAGACAGCTGAATCTTACCTTAACAAATCTGTCTCGAAGGCAGTTATTACTGTTCCAGCATATTTCAATGACGCACAGCGTCAGGCCACAAAGGATGCAGGCCGCATTGCTGGGCTAGATGTTGAAAGGATCATCAATGAACCGACAGCAGCAGCTCTATCTTATGGAATGAACAACAAAGAGGGTTTGATAGCTGTATTTGATCTTGGAGGAGGAACCTTTGATATCTCTATTCTGGAGATTTCAAATGGAGTTTTTGAGGTATGTCTTCGTAATTTTGAAGTCACGTTTTGATGGAAACATTTTATGAAATACATTCTTTTCTGATTTGATTCTGTGTTGTCAGGTCAAAGCAACAAACGGTGATACTTTCTTGGGTGGCGAAGATTTTGACAATACACTATTGGAATTCTTGGTGAGTGATTTCAAGAGAACCGAGGGCATTGATCTGTCTAAGGATAGATTGGCCCTGCAGAGGCTTCGTGAAGCTGCTGAGAAGGCAAAGGTTGAACTTTCATCGACTGCTCAGACTGAAATCAACCTACCATTCATAACAGCTGATGCTTCAGGAGCAAAGCATTTGAATATCACACTGACAAGGTCAAAGTTTGAAACTCTTGTGCATCATCTGATTGAGAGGACTAGAGATCCTTGCAAGAACTGCTTGAAGGATGCTGGAATATCTACTAAGGAGGTGGATGAAGTTCTTCTTGTTGGTGGAATGACTAGGGTTCCAAAAGTACAGGAGGTGGTCTCTGAAATTTTTGGAAAGAGCCCAAGTAAAGGAGTCAACCCAGATGAAGCCGTGGCCATGGGTGCTGCCATTCAGGGTGGCATTCTCCGTGGAGATgttaaggagcttcttctccttgatgttACACCCCTGTCACTTGGTATTGAGACGCTCGGTGGTATCTTCACCAGATTGATCAACAGGAACACTACAATCCCCACAAAGAAAAGCCAGGTGAGTTATTATATCTTTATTATTTCTCAGCATGCAGCTTCATCTTGTTGAGTATCCCTGATTTAACTTGAGTCTTTTATTAATGTAGTTTGTCTTGACATCTATTTCACATCTGTTGTTTTGGTATGGTCATTAGTTGCAATACAATGCTCTTTTTGGCCTGTACTCCTGTCTTTGCGTGATGAGTTTCTGATACAGCCTCATGTGAAAAGCTTTACTCCTTGCATTTTCACTTGTGTGAAGTGGTTTATGAGCTTTCGGGCTAATTCTTGTAACACATTGGTCGTTGTTCTACCTTTCTTGGTGCCTGTTTCCCTTACAGGGAGGCGCAAAGTCTTTAGATAGGACTATTTGTCTCTGATTCAAGTAGCATtagcaatttttttcttaattccTCTGGTGCTACTTTGATCTGACCTTTAGCTTTGATTTTTCAGGTGTTCTCAACTGCTGCAGACAATCAGACCCAAGTAGGTATTCGTGTCTTGCAAGGTGAGCGTGAAATGGCTGCAGACAACAAGCTCCTTGGTGAATTTGATCTCGTAGGAATTCCACCTGCCCCAAGAGGCATGCCTCAGATCGAGGTCACATTCGACATTGATGCCAATGGAATCGTGACTGTTTCCGCAAAAGATAAGACCACTGGAAAGGAGCAGAACATCACCATTCGATCCTCTGGTGGGTTATCTGAGGCTGATATCCAGAAGATGGTCCAAGAAGCTGAGCTGCATGCCCAGAAGGATCAGGAACGGAAAGCTCTCATTGACATCAGGAACAGCGCAGACACCACTATCTACAGCATAGAGAAGAGTTTGGGAGAGTACAGGGACAAGATCCCGGCAGAGGTTGCATCTGAGATCGAGACAGCCATTGCTGATCTCCGGCAGGAGATGGCGTCAGATGACATCGAGAAGATCAAGGCCAAGCTTGAAGCCGCGAACAAGGCTGTCTCAAAGATCGGGCAACACATGTCTGGAGGCAGCTCAGGCGATTCACAGTCGGGATCAGGACCTCAGGGTGGCGGTGACCAGGCACCGGAGGCCGAGTACGAGGAGGTTAAGAAGTGAGGCTGCAGAAGACTGAATGGTAGCGTCACATTTAGAACTAGCTACACTTTTTTCCGAGAACACAAGATAGTCAGATGAGATGTAACTTGTGCTGTAATAAGCTTTGGATCTGCCCCCTCTTTGTTTTCTCCTTTTCAGTGGTGTGAAGTCGCACAACATTCTCTAGTAGGTCATGGCTTGGTAGCATATGATGCCATGTTTGGGCCTTAATGCACGAACGCACCGGTGGGATTTTACCATTGTCTGGTTTTGCTGATGCACGAAGGTAGATATGTTATTATGTTCCTAAAGACTAAGTTCTGAGCGTGTATACCTTCGATATGCAGCATATACGTTCGCATATACGTTCAGATGAGTCATTCGTTCAGTATCGGATAAAGACTAAATTTTGAGCGTGTATACATTCGTAGATGAGCCATTCGTTCAGCATCGGATAAAGACTAAATTCCGAGCGTGTATACCTTCGTCATGCAGCATGCACGCTCAGATATTCGTTCAGCATCGGATGTGGAGAAGAAAAATATGACAAAATTGCTGATGTCATTCACATGCAAATTcattttaaaactttaaaaaactatagttttcaaaccgagcatctaaattaaaatccgaTCGCAGCATTGTGTTTCGTGGGATAAGAGCTTCAAAACTAGACCCCAGttgagtatattttgatgatattttttctaacatcaacttcatataaaaaaaatgcttctgtgtgcattataatttgcttatgatttttgaaaacttgatcATGACTATAAAAAACTTGTTTattcatcaaaatatttttctcaaatctgtacccagttatgctaattttgcttttcaaattcacataatatgTTTTTCTGGTTCACATGAATTGCTTGTAATTTggaactaatatattttttatgagtttacacggatttgagtttttcaaattgaaacaatttgctttctggatTTTCTGAATTGCTTGGGTGCGCCTCTCTTCTTTGCTGCTATGCTATGCTAGTCTTTGTTAGGATTACTAAAATTAGAAAAGATGGTTAAATGAAATGTTTTTTCACAGCATATAAAATGCTTTTCTATAGTATATAAAATACTTttttcaatacatatgatttttgctTGTGGACAGACAAATTCGCTTTTTCCTAGGTATTATCGCGGGCGTGCTCTGCATGTGTCATACTAATTTACCCTAATTAGAAaagtaattaattaaatattttcttaattaagaGTGTGCATGCTATCTTCTTATAGCATGCACAATCAGTATTTAGTCGTGTCCTATTATGTTTGACTGTTTCTGATGCTTCGGTGGTATGTTTTTTATATGCTCAACTCCGAGCTGCTGCACCCTTTTTTTGGTTCTTACAATATCGTACGTTCAATATTTTTGTTGAACCAGAGCAAAATCACTTTAGTTTTGAGCAACGCTTGGATTTTGTGGTACGCTGATGATGCAGCCTGTGGTGTAATGTTGCGCGCGCATCAGGATTTTATTTCGACCACGTTTCACGGGCAAGTCGTCGTTTTATATATTTGTTTGTCGCTTAGAATCTCACTGATTGGCACATGGAACGAATTTACGAAATTGGACAATGATGCGTTTACGTTTAACACGTTTGCCGAACTTCAATTGGTCGAACATGTTCAGAATCACGTAAAATATAGAGCCAAAGGATCGGAGAGTCGTCTTCAGAAACGCTCCCAGAATCATCGATCGATGCCTGTCCGCCTGCTGCTCC
Coding sequences:
- the LOC133903043 gene encoding heat shock 70 kDa protein, mitochondrial, producing MAASLLLRAVRRRELASPLGSLGASLQSTCAANVCSKWGSFARPFSAKTAGNEVIGIDLGTTNSCVALMEGKNPKVIENAEGARTTPSVVAFSQKGERLVGTPAKRQAVTNPQNTFFGTKRLIGRRFDDPQTQKEMKMVPYKIVKAPNGDAWVETTDGKQYSPSQIGAFVLTKMKETAESYLNKSVSKAVITVPAYFNDAQRQATKDAGRIAGLDVERIINEPTAAALSYGMNNKEGLIAVFDLGGGTFDISILEISNGVFEVKATNGDTFLGGEDFDNTLLEFLVSDFKRTEGIDLSKDRLALQRLREAAEKAKVELSSTAQTEINLPFITADASGAKHLNITLTRSKFETLVHHLIERTRDPCKNCLKDAGISTKEVDEVLLVGGMTRVPKVQEVVSEIFGKSPSKGVNPDEAVAMGAAIQGGILRGDVKELLLLDVTPLSLGIETLGGIFTRLINRNTTIPTKKSQVFSTAADNQTQVGIRVLQGEREMAADNKLLGEFDLVGIPPAPRGMPQIEVTFDIDANGIVTVSAKDKTTGKEQNITIRSSGGLSEADIQKMVQEAELHAQKDQERKALIDIRNSADTTIYSIEKSLGEYRDKIPAEVASEIETAIADLRQEMASDDIEKIKAKLEAANKAVSKIGQHMSGGSSGDSQSGSGPQGGGDQAPEAEYEEVKK